The Hordeum vulgare subsp. vulgare chromosome 4H, MorexV3_pseudomolecules_assembly, whole genome shotgun sequence genomic interval TAATCCCCACTGTCATCGCTCCTTGCCTTTAGCAGCTGTCTGTTAGCGTGCTCAGCCAGTTCGATCTCACCATGGACCCTACAAGCCCCAAGAAGCGTTCTCCATATGACAGAATTAGGCTCCACCTTCATGGTGTCAATGAACTCAAATGCTTCTTTCAGAAACCCGGCACGACCCAGCATGTCAACCATGCAACCGTAGTGCTTGACATTGGGCTCAATCCTGTACTGCTGTTGCATCAACTTGAAGTACTCACGCCCCTTGTCAACCTTACCACCATGGCTGCATGCGATAAGGACCGCGACGAAGGTGATCTCATCAGGCCTGACTTTCTCtttcagcattttcttgaacACATCAATAGACTCCAGGGCATGGCCATGTAATGCCAACCCTCCTATGATAGAGTTCCAAGTTGAGACATCCTTATCTCGCATTACCCAGAACACCTCAAGTGCAGACTTCATGCTCCCGCATTTTGCGTACATGTGAATCAGTGCATTGCCCAGGACGACAGTGAAACCAGTTCCTGGGAACTTCTCTTTCAGAGAGGAATGCAACCTTAGGCCGATGTCTAAATCACCGGAGTCGGCACAAGCTGACAGTAAGCACAGCATTGTGACAACATCTGGCTTTTTGCCCATGCGCTGCATTTCCTCGAACAGGTCCATGGCATGTTTGTGCGAGCCACATCTCACATACCCGGAAATCATGGCGTTCCAGCACACGACATCACGCTCAGGTGCTCGGTCGAACAGCTCTCTTGCTGGTGACATCTCCCCCCGCTTGGCATATGCGGTGATCATCACGTTCCAGGAGACAAGGTCCTTCACAGGACAGTCGTCGAACAGCTCCCGGGCAGCACCAATATCCCCTCTCCTTGCACAGCCGCTGATCATGGCCGACCACGCCACGGCGTCCTCACGCGCCCTGCAGTCAAACAGAGCACCTGCAACACCCAGCTCTCCGCAGCTTGCGTGCATGCCGATGAGCGCGTTCTTGACGAACGAGTCGGACTCCAGTCCAGCCTTCACGACGTGGGCGTGCACCTGCGCCCCGGTGTCACCCGCGCCCATGGCGGTGCACGCCCGGAGCACGAACGGGAAGGTGATCTTGTCGGGCCTCACGCCACCACCGCCGCGCCGCGCCATGCGCGCGTAGAGGGAGACGGCGTCCCGGGGCGCGGAGGTGTGCGCGGCGCCGCGGATGAGGGTGTTGTACATGAAAAGGTCCGGATGCGGGATTTGCTCGAACACGTGGTAGGCGTGGGCGATGGCGCCGCGCACGGCGACGGCGGACGCGAAGAGGAGCTCGCGGAGCGCGGAGGGGTCCGAGAGGAAGCCCTGTAGGACCAGGAGGGTGTGGACCTGCTTGATTTGGCGGAGGCTACGGCACCGCCGCCACAGCGCCGGCTGCCGGCGCTGGGTGCCGGACTTCCGCAGCATCTGCGTCGTGTGCGTGTCCAAGTGCGACAGAGCGCGGCGAGTGCACTTTGTCCCAGGAGCTAGCAACTGGCCATAAGAGCATCTCTAAGTGAGAAATTGGATTTTTGCCCCACTTTACTTCTCAATTTGATAATTTGCCCCCCGACTGCCGGGTGGGGCCGGGGTCACTGGTCATTTAGATAATACTGGGGTAAATCATCCAACCCCTTGTAAAGTGGGGGCAAATCATCCAATCCCCCTCTCTAAGTTGCTCGATTAGACACTGCAAACGCGTTAGACCAGTACATATTTTTGCGGGTTGCGGTAAAAAGCTGCTCCCGATCTGCAAAAACACAGTTTTTACCGTGTCCTTTATCGAGAGAAAGCAGTTGGCGGGAGCCCAACTACCACGGAAACTTCCGCGTCCGCTGTCCACGTCCATCGTACGTCGTCCCAGACGTCCCCGAACACCGGTTGCCCGTCCCTAACGCCGCCCTGCCCGTCCTGACGGCCGCCCCGGTCGTCCTGGCAGCTGCTAGCTAGCTTCTAGATGGATTCAGGGATCCGCGACTTCGTATTTAGGAACAAATTTAGTTGATCATGGATACGggcgagatgaagaagaagatgaagagaaaaaaAATGTAAGTGAAAATTCGATTTACAGTTTAAGTTTAAGGGGTCTGTTCCGTCGCAGTTCGAGCCGACCCGTAAAAGAACATCTTCTACAAATATCTATTTTACAGATTCATTTTTACGGGTCTAACTCTACCCTCGCCCACGCCGGTCCGTAAAATCATTTTTACGCGGACTGTAAACGCGTTTTACGGGTCGACGTTATAcatggtctgctagagatgctctaagcacACTCATGCCTAGTTGGTAACACAAAACTTCCAGGttagcttttttttctttttcgaaaAGAAAGATTAACCCCGGCCTCTGCAACCACATTAGATTTTTTCTGGCACATACGAAAGTTGGTTCTCATGTGAATAGTTTGATTTGTAGAACTAAATTCTACAAGAAATATTTGTGTAGTGTGAAAGACGTTTTTATATTATGGAATCAAGTAAATATTTCTCAAGACTGTTTTAAGACAAAATATGATGTGATCTAACTCTTGAAAATGTTCTTTTGCCTTTTCTTACTATTCAACCAAACAAAGTTTGATGCAAACACAATCTGAATCCTCTATAACACTAAGCTCCCTAGGTTTGAAGAGCCCACATTTAATTAAGGTCTTTAATTAGAATTGGATCATTCAATTTTGGTCGGGTCAATAATTTTTCAAAGCTCTCTCATTCAATTCTTTTATACTACTTCTTTTGTCCAGAAATATTTGTCATAGAAATGGATAGGAACGAATGTATCtagatttattttaattttaCATACATGCATTTTTATTCATTTatgtgacaagtaattccggatgaAGGAAGTATATACTATGCTTTCTAATTTTTAAGCCCTCATAATTAATTGAGGTATCAATTTAGAATTGGGACATCCGGTTATGACTGGGTCAAAGAAAATTCTCAAGCTCTTTCATTCAGTTTTTTTAATTCACTATGTTTCCTAATTCTTTAAAGTTTAGAGAAAAATATTGACATTCCGGTATTAAACAAAAAAGTATGGAAATTCATTTCATGGTGAATCTAAAAATACCGATTTGATATTATGGATTTTAATATATTTCTctataaatttgatcaaacttAAGAGGTTTGTCTTTTCAAAGAAGTTATACGCCTTATATTTTGAAAGAGAGTGGTTATCATTTTAACAAGCCCAACAACACAAACGGTGTAGCAAAATGCGCCAAAATTTTCTAGTTCTGAATCAACTGAGCATGACATTGTAGCGTACATTTTCCTTATTTATGTATTTATGGAATCATGCGAATCAAAGCTAAGATCCCCTAAAGCTTTGAGTgtaattttccttttttttggtaTGGGTGTGGTTGTAAGTTCATGTCGCAAAAAAACAGCTAAGATCACCTAACCTAAGGCAAAAAATCTCAAAGGGGCCCAAGGCCAAATATTAAGTATTACATGTCCTTTCAAACACTCACACATGGAAAAAATATACTCGGTTCCTTGGGTATGCCAAAGTCTTATTCCTCCTGCATCCACGGGCAACGCGTCGTGATCATAAATCAATGTCACTCTAAGCTTTCGCCTCAAAGAAGCAAACTTTTTTAAACCCACGAGCTTGTAGAAGGAGTAGCTAGTAAGTCATTAATCTACACTAGAAGATGCCACTCGATGCAATCTGCGAAGCAAATCATTGCCACGGAGAAGAAAATGCCAATAAGGGCCTCTAGAAACTTTGTAGAGTACAAAATTCACTCGAATCCAGATGAACCCACCGGAAACCCGACCAGGTCttgaaagaaaaaatcaaagacacGGCTCCACACACACGCTCCGACAACAATAAACACACCAACAGAACCAGGGCATCATTCCTAAACTAGGACTCGCTAAAGTATATCTGGAAATCAGTCATTCCTCTACACGATAGGTCCGGGTCTGATGCCGAGCACGTCACCATCCAGGACCATGAATCGACGCCCTCTTTCTCCGATGACCTGGTCAAGCATCGCCATTGTTGAAGATAGTCGCGCTGGACGTGACCCTCCGACCACCAACAACATCGAGCATCACCTACCGACAACCGCAATCCAACCACTCATCATAGTGGCCATCATGCAGCAGCCCACCGGATCCTCCATATTGGGCACCCCACGAGCAGCAGCCTCCCCACCGACACGGCACCCTGGCGACGACGAGAGTAATCAAAACATGTGTGACATTATGACAGCTAGGGTTTTGTCGACAAAATAAATGTAGGTAAATATTACCCTTAGAAAACAATTGCATTTTTTTTGAAATGTGCAAATACTTAGAGCATATTCAACAGCCGTGCAACGCGCGACGCGCAAAAAGACACTTTACAGCGTCAAGATAGTCGGTTTTTGTGCGCAGCCGAGCGCTGGCTCCAACGACAGCTGAAAATTATAGCACGCACGAGCCTCTCGAGCAGGCGCTGTAAATAAACGGCGCACgcgaacaacacaaacaacatatACACTCCAAACAAAATCAAGAAAATCAAACACATAAAAATAATCAACAATAAATGGTCCAATTTTATTATAAcacaaacaaatagtttatcttCCCGGAGCTCTTGACACACATGATGACCCGTCTCTCACCCATGGCCAAGTGGTCATAAACTAGATCATCCGgaataccgtatgccaacatacgcaaagcggctgTCACCTTTTGAAAGGtgttatgcccgagttctccgacggcattcctcctttgctcAAAAAACCGATCATGGCTTGCGAGTTTCTCTGCAATGTGCGTGAACAACTCGGTGCTTATCCTAAACCGATGCCTGAAGAAGGACTCGGAGTATTTGGGATTCTCCACAAAATAATGCCTCATCAATCTATTGTGAGCATCGATTTTATCCCTCCAAATTTTCTACCGACCCATAACcgaacactagtggggacggggcctttagccccggcccgtaaggggctttagtcccggttcaccaaccgggactaaaggggcgggactaaaggcctaacctttagtcccggccctgttacaagccgggactaaaggtgctccacgtgggcgcctcgtagcgccccaggggaaggacctttagtcccggttcgttacacggaccgggactaaagagtttcagattttgcttatttttgggttttgttttgaatgaaattatttttgggttttagggttttagggttaggtgttcggaagattaacgtgatgcctcgtttggtgttcgggaattagttttcatataatttaaatagaaataattatgcatatatatataagattaacttatcttacaagcgagcatatatatacaattatatggagatctgaattatcgggactagagcccgtctattggattacatggacgaacatcagtaatggtccctagctacactaaatcgtcctttgtcatctatagcttccgtcctcagaaatcccgcaagctcctctgcaacagcaatcgcgcgttgctctggtaggaccttcgtcctcatggccgtgtgctatataagaagaggagatgaatatgaatatcaatcatgataacaaagaatgacgggtaaaaatagaggtgtgaatgttcattgcttacgtcgaatctgtgatccttgtgctcagaggtaaacgtgcgaatggtctcgcaaacatagtatccgcatagatgggttccccgtggctgctggtcgcactttacgagaataaaatatatataatcaaaataataatctagcatcataaatgtattgaaaataga includes:
- the LOC123447063 gene encoding pentatricopeptide repeat-containing protein At5g15300 translates to MLRKSGTQRRQPALWRRCRSLRQIKQVHTLLVLQGFLSDPSALRELLFASAVAVRGAIAHAYHVFEQIPHPDLFMYNTLIRGAAHTSAPRDAVSLYARMARRGGGGVRPDKITFPFVLRACTAMGAGDTGAQVHAHVVKAGLESDSFVKNALIGMHASCGELGVAGALFDCRAREDAVAWSAMISGCARRGDIGAARELFDDCPVKDLVSWNVMITAYAKRGEMSPARELFDRAPERDVVCWNAMISGYVRCGSHKHAMDLFEEMQRMGKKPDVVTMLCLLSACADSGDLDIGLRLHSSLKEKFPGTGFTVVLGNALIHMYAKCGSMKSALEVFWVMRDKDVSTWNSIIGGLALHGHALESIDVFKKMLKEKVRPDEITFVAVLIACSHGGKVDKGREYFKLMQQQYRIEPNVKHYGCMVDMLGRAGFLKEAFEFIDTMKVEPNSVIWRTLLGACRVHGEIELAEHANRQLLKARSDDSGDYVLLSNIYASAGEWLESEKMRKLMDDSGVNKEAGHTVVDGSAKDPMQSFRRSKSHPGLKGFID